The Halomonas sp. THAF5a genome segment GGTGAGCATGGCCAGCAGGATGGGGATCAGTCGTGCCACCTTGATACGCTGCATGCCGACACCTCACCAGCTCGTTGGATCGCATGATGGCCAGCGGTGAGGTGTCGGTCCCTTGAGCGTTCGCCCCTGCCATATCGCTCCTTCAATAAAGGCAGTTACGCAAAGTTACACAAGTATGGTTTTCTTGAGGTCTACAGCGGCAGGGACAGCTGCTGGCGCGCGTCTTCCGGCAGCAGACGCACGCCGACGCCGAGCAAGCGCACCGGGCGGCTGGCGCGGGCCCAGGCCTGCTCCAGCAGTCGGGTGTAGCTCTCGGGCTCGGGGGTGAGCCCGCGGCTCTCCAGGGTGGTCAGGCTGAAGTCGTCGAAGCGCACCTTCACGAAGAGCCCCGACAGGGGCGGATGGCCGTGGCGCTCGAGGCGGTCCTTGAGCTTTTCGCAAAGCGGCGCCAGGGCGGCGCGGGCGCTGGCCAGATCGGGCAGGTCGCGATCGAAGGTGGTCTCCACGCTCACCGACTTGCGTTCGCGCTCGACCCGCACCGGACGCTCGTCGATGCCGCGAGAGAGCTCGTAGAGTCGGCGGCCGAATTTTCCGAACTCCTCGATCAGTCGCTCGATGGGCAGTTCGCGCAGCTCGGCGCAGGTGGTGATGCCCATGGCATCGAGCCGGGCCCCCGTGGCGGGGCCCACGCCGTGGAGCTTCTTGACCGGCAGCTCCCGCACGAAGGCGTCGACCCGCTCCGGCGGGATCACGGTCAGGCCGTCGGGCTTCTCCCAGTCGCTCGCGATCTTGGCCAGGAACTTGGAGGATGCTGCCCCGACCGAGACGGTGATGCCGGTGCGCCGGTAGCACTCGGCCTTGATCCAGCGCGCCATCCAGGTGGCGCTGCCGCGAAAGCCCTCGACGCCGGTGACGTCGAGAAAGGCCTCGTCCAGGGAGAGCGGCTCGACCAGCGGGGTGAGCTCGTGAAAGACCGCCTGGATCTGCGCCGACACCTCGCGATACTTCTCGAAGTGACCGGGCAGCAGCGTGAGGTGGGGACAGAGGCGCAGCGCCCGGGCGGTGGGCATCGCCGAGTGGATGCCGTACTCCCGGGCGGGGTAGTTGCAGGTAGCGATCACCCCGCGGCGCTCCCGGGAGCCGCCGATGGCCAGCGGGATGTCGCGTAGGCTCGGGTTATCGCGCATCTCCACCGCCGCGAAGAAGCAGTCGCAGTCGACGTGGAGGATCTTGCGCAGTTCGCTCATGGGGTCGAGATGGCAGGTCCTGAAGCGAGGCGAGTATAGGCCGCTTCAGGGTCAGCCCAGCGCCTGGCCGTTTCCGCCGCGAATCACGCCCACCCCGATGCCCTCGATCTCCAGCGGGTCGTGGCGCAGGTCCAGCTCGATGGGCACGAAGTCGGGGTTCTCGGCCTCCAAGGTGACCGCGTGCCCCTGGCGGTGGAAGCGCTTGACGGTCACCTCGTCCTCGAGGCGGGCCACCACGATCTGGCCGTCGCGGATGCGCTCGGTGCGATGCACGGCCAGCAGGTCGCCCTCGAGGATGCCGACATCCTTCATGGAGAGGCCGCGCACCCGCAGCAGGTAATCGGCGCGGGGAGTGAAGTACTCCGGCGGCAGCGGGCAGTAGCGGTCGATATGCTCGGCGGCCAGGATCGGGCTGCCGGCAGCGACCTCGCCGATGATCGGCAAGCCCTGGGAGGGTGGCTCTTCCGGCGGCTGCTCGCCGATCGCCTCGGGCTCCTGAGCCGGCAGGCGGATGCCGCGCGAGGTGCCGCGGATCACGCGGATGGCGCCCTTGCGCTCGAGGGCACGCAGGTGCTCCTCAGCGGCGTTGGCCGACTTGAAGCCGAGCGCCCGGGAGATCTCCGCGCGGGTCGGCGGATAGCCGAGCTCGTTCATGGTCTTGACGATGAAATCGAGCACGTTCTGTTGCCGAGCGGTGAGGGAGCGGCTCATGGGACCTCCGGGTCTGTAACCGTGGGGGACGATGCCATCGTCACATTTATGTTCAAGTATACAGCATGTCTTTCCATCCAGTAAAAGTGAGCTAGCCTTCTCTTGTAAGAGCGACCGGTCCGACGCTTCGGCTTGCGTCGCGATCCGCCGCGGAGCGGCGGTTGGGTTGGCCTGGTCTGGTCTTTTCGGAAGCGGAGGCATCTTATCGCGGTGCAAGCACCGCTCCCACAATGTCTATGCACTCCGCTTTTCGCGAAGCAAGCGGCGCTCCCACATTCATGGCGCGGCACCCAGCTGCTCGGCGTTTCAAACGCCCCGACCTTGGCGGCATTGAGCGTTTTCCATGGCTGTCATACACTCGCGTAACATTCAAACAATTGTTTCCAATCATGTGGAGCCGCCCATGGCCCAGCAGCCCGACACCGTCACGCGTATCCTCGACACCGCCGAGGTGCTGTTCGCCGAGCGTGGCTTCGCCGAGACCTCGCTGCGCAACATCACCAGCAAGGCCAAGGTCAATCTCGCCGCGGTGAACTATCACTTCGGCTCCAAGAAGTCGCTGATCCAGGCGGTGTTCGCCCGCTATCTCACGCCTTTTACGGAGCGCTTCCACACCGCCCTCGATGAGCTTGAGGCGCGCCATGCGGGCGGTGTCATCCCGCTGGAGGAGCTCCTGGAGACGATGGCGCGCTGCGTGCTGGAGGTGCCGGCGGAGCGCAATAGCCTGAAGGTGTTCATGCGCCTGCTGGGGCTCGCCTACAGTCAGGCCCAGGGGCATCTGAGACGCTATATTCAGGAGGAGTACGGCAGCGCCTTTACCCGCTTCACCGAGCTGGTGCGCCTGGCCACCCCGGAGCTGCCTGACGCCGAGCGCTTCTGGCGGCTGCACTTCATGCTCGGCACGGTGATCTTCACGCTCTCGGGCCTCGATGCGCTGCGTGACATCGCCGAGCAGGACTACGGCGAGCACGTCGGCGTGCGCGATCTGGTGCGTCGACTGCGCCCGGTTGTGGTGGCGGCGATGAACGCGCCGCTGCCCGAGCCGCTCCCCACGCAGCGGGAGGCGGGCTGATGCGGACGCCGTTGCTGGCCGAGCTGCCGCCGGAGGAGGGACTCTGGCTCGAGATCGATACCGCCACGCAGCGGCTGAGCGTGTGGGACGGGCTAGAGGTGAAGTGGAGCTGTGATGTCTCCACCGGCGCCAACGGCACCGGCGAAGAGGAGGGCAGCGGGGCGACGCCGCTCGGTTGGCATACCATTCGCGCCGCGATCGGCGCGGGCGAGCCGGCGGGCGCCATCTTTCGCGGGCGTCGGCCCACCGGCGAGGTCTACACCGAGGCCCTGGCCGCCGAACACCCCGGCCGCGACTGGATCCTCACGCGCATTCTCTGGCTCGGCGGGCTGGAGCCCGGGCGCAACCGCGGCGGCAACGTCGACTCCCAGCGCCGCTATATCTACCTGCACGGCACGCCGCCGAGCGAGCCCATGGGCGTCGCCCGTTCCCATGGCTGCATTCGAGTCCGCGATGATGACCTACTGGCGCTCTTCGAGATCGCCGTGCCGGGCACCCCGGTGTGGGTGCACGATTAAGGGCGAAGCAGCCAAGCAGCCAAGAAAAAACCTCCAGCAGAGTGTGATTTGCTGGAGGTTTTTATTGGTGTTCTACGCGATATGAGCATCATCCTGCTCGGCGCTCGGCGCTCGGCGCTCGGCGCTCGGCGCTCGGCGCTCGTTAGCCGATCACACTGCCCAGCTCGAAGATCGGCAGGTACATCGAGACCACCAGGCCGCCGACCAGCACGCCGAGGATGACGATGATGAAGGGCTCGAGCAGCGAGGTCAGGGTGTCGACCTTGTTGTCGACTTCCTCCTCGTAGTAGTCCGCCACCCGGTTGAGCATGGCGTCCAGCGAGCCGGCTTCCTCACCGATCCCCACCATCTGCACCGCCAGTGGCGGGAACTGCTCGGTCATGCGCATGGCGAAATTCAGCTGCTGGCCGGTGGCCACGTCCTCGCGGACCTGGGCGATGGCGTGCTCGTAGACCATGTTGCCCGCCGCGCCCTCGGCGGTATCAAGTGCCTCCACCAGTGGCACGCCGGCGCCGAAGGTAGTGGCCAGGGTGCGCGAATAGCGCGCCACCGAGGACTTGTCGAGGATGTCGCCGATTACCGGAATGCGTAGCGACAGCTTGTGCATGCGATAGCGAAACGTCTCGGAGCGCCGCATGGCATGACGCAGCAGGAATATCGCGGCCACGATGCCGAGCAGCCCCCACCACCAGTATTGCTGGGCGAACTCCGAGAGCGCGAGGGTCATGCGGGTCGGGGCCGGCAGCTCGGCGCCGAAGCCCTGGAACAGGCTCTCGAACTGCGGCACCACCTTGACAAGCAGCAGCGCGGTCACGCCGAACCCCACCGAGATCACCGCCGCCGGGTACCAGAGCGCCTTCTTGACCCGGCTCTTGAGCGATTCGATCTTCTCCTTGTAGGTGGCGACACGCTCGAGCATGTTGTCCAGCGACCCGGACTGCTCGCCGGCCTCCACCATGTTGGCGAACAGCCGATCGAAGTGCTGAGGGTGGCGCTTGAGCGCCTCGGAGAAGCTGGCCCCGGCCGCCACCTCGTTCATCAGTTCCTGGACGAGTGCGCTCATGGCGGGCTTCTTGAGACTTTCCGCCACCACCTGGAAGGCCTGCAGCACCGGGACGCCGGCGCGGATCATGGTGGCCATCTGACGGGCGAAGAGCATGATGTCACGGGGCTTGATCTTGCCCATGCCGCTGCCGAAACCGCTCTTGCGGCGGATGCTCTTGACGACAATATTCTGATTGGCCAGTAGGCTCTCCACCTCGTTCCGCCGGGTGGCGACGATTTCGCCGGCGATCTTGCGCCCGTTGGGGCCCTTGCCCGTCCACCGCCAGCGGTAGAGCTTGACCTTCTCCTGCTTGCGCGTGGGTTTCATTGCCATGTTCATCGTGTCTTCCCTGCGTCATGTAGCGTTGGAGGTACTGAGCCGCTTAGCCGCTCACGCTAGTCCTTCGTTACTCGATTGACCTCTGCCAGGCTGGTCAGCCCCTGCATCACCTTGAGGATGCCGCTGCGACGGAGATCCGGATGGCCTTCCTGGCGGGCCTGGGCGTCGAAGTCACGGGAATTGCCCTGAGTCATGATCAGGTGGCTCATGGCATCAGAGATCGGTACGACCTCGTAGATGCCCACCCGACCCTTGAAGCCCTGGGTGCAGTGCTGGCAGCCCACCGGTTCAAAGATGGTGGCGCTCGCCACCTCATCCTCGGTGAAGCCCTGGGCGAGCAGCGATTCGCGGGGGATCTCGGCGGGCTGCTTGCAGCGCTGGCAGAGCCGGCGCGCCAGGCGCTGGGCGATGATCAGGCTCACGGAACTCGCGATATTGAAGGGTGCCACGCCCATGTTGGCCAGGCGGGTCAGTGTCTCCGCCGCCGAGTTGGTGTGCACTGTGGAGAGCACCAGGTGGCCGGTCTGGGAGGCCTTGACCGCGATCTCGGCGGTCTCCAGGTCACGGATCTCGCCGACCATCACCACGTCCGGGTCCTGGCGCAGGAAGGCGCGCAGGGCGCTGGCGAAGGTCAGGCCGATCTTGGGCAGGACGTTGACCTGGTTGACGCCCGGCACCTTGATCTCGACGGGATCCTCGGCGGTGCAGATGTTGCGCTCCACCTGGTTGAGAATGTTGATACCGGTATAGAGCGAGACCGTCTTGCCGCTGCCGGTGGGGCCGGTGACCAGGATCATCCCCTGGGGCTCGCCGAGCACGCGCTCATAGAGGGCTCGCTGTGGCGGGGTGAAGCCAAGCTGCTCGATGCCGAGCTGCGCCGAGCTCGGGTCGAGAATCCGCAGCACCACCTTCTCGCCGAAGACGGTGGGCAGGGAGTTGACGCGAAAATCGATGGAGCGCGTCGTCGAGAGCTTGAGCTTGATGGCACCGTCCTGGGGCAGGCGGCGTTCGGAGATATCCAGGCGCGACATCACCTTCAAGCGCGCCGAGATGCGCGAGCGCATGGCAAAGGGCGGGTGTGCCACGTCGTGGAGGATGCCGTCGATGCGAAAGCGCACCCGATAGCTAGTCTCGTACGGCTCGAAGTGGATATCCGAGGCGCCCCGCTGGATCGCGTCCAGCAGGATCTTGTTGACGAACTTGACGATGGGTGCGTCGTCACCCGCGGCGGCCACCGCGGCCTGCTCGTCCGTGGCATCGACGACCCCTTCGTCGTAGGCGAGCTCCCCCACGGCGTCGTCCACGCCGGCGAGTTCATCGAACATGCTGGTCTCGCTGCTGGCGAGATAACCTTCGAGCACCGGGCCGAGCTGGTCCACCGGTGCCAACACGCCCTCCAGGGTCAGGCCGGTGGCGAACTGCAGCTCGTCGAGCAGCGCCAGGGTGGAGGGGTAGGGCACCGCCACCGTGAGCCGGTGGCCGTGGTGCACCAGCGGCAGCACCCCAAGCCGGCGCAGGATCTTGTCCGGGTAGTCCCTGGCCGGTGGCAGGCTCTCCAGGCGCAGGGCATCGAGGTCGATGATCGGCAGTCCATACTCCCAGGCCGCGCTTAGCGTGGCCTGGCGGGCGGGCACCATGCCCACCTCGATCAGGTGAGCGAGCAGAGAGCGGTCCGCCTCGCGAGCCTCGGCTTCTGCGCGCACCACCGCTGCCTCATTCAGCAGGCCGTCAGCGACCACTCGGCGCGCCAGGCCGCGCAGCCCGCCGCGCAGGGTGGCCCCCTGCAGCGCCGACGGCTCGGGCGTCGGCACGTGGGGGGGCTGCTCGGGGGACGGGGGACGGTAGTCGTTCATGGCGCCTCACGGTAGTGCAGGTAACGGTGTTGCGACGGAGGATCGGTCGCGACGGTGCTAGGCCTGATTCTAGCCCCTCGGGTCGCCCCCCGCCCAGCGTCATATCATGCGCTTTCCACGTTTCTCTAGCACTTCGGCTGATGCTTTGGTACCACGAAATGCTTGCTGCTTCGCCTGTCGTTGATGATACTGCTTGCAGGGTTGCAAAGCGTAATTTAATGTAACGCCCAACGGGTATGGTAATGCCCGATCGACCGGTGATCGGGCTGGGCCTAGGGGCTCTTCCTGATTACCGATGGTAACCTCGCACGGGCGCGAGACAACGGCCGAGATCGGGAGCGCCACGGCGAACAGACGCAAGGGGCAGGACGATGCACCAGATGATGAGGAAGACCCAGATGAACAAGGCGCAGGGCGGTTTCACCCTGATCGAGCTGCTGATCGTAGTGGCGATTATCGGGATCTTGGCGGCGATTGCGATTCCGCAGTATCAGGATTATGTTGATAGATCAACTGATAATGCTTGTCTTGCGGAAGCTAGGTCCTTTGCTACTGCAGTTGCCGCTGAGAGAGCCATTGGTGCATCGGATCCACAAACTACAGACGTTTTCGATGATGCCGATACAGCAGATCAATCACCAAGTTGCACTTCATTGACCATTGCGGAAGCAAGTAGTGCCGTTTCTTATGATTCTGGTACTGGTACTAGCGATGCTGTAGGTACTGTCAGTGTCGGTCTAAACTGATTCTGCTCTATATGTGATTCACCTTGATAATGTGGTTTGGGGCCGGCATTTGCCGGCCCTTTTGTTTCTTGAATTCATGCATTATGTGCAGAACCAGCGATGTTCGAAGGCTCCAGAGCTCGGCTATTCGTCGTTGGGTGTGGAATCCGTCATCGCCATCTGAGCTGAGCCAAGATATGGTCTCCACCACGATAGGAGACATGGCATAGACGGCACACAGGTTCTGCCCCTCGGCCTTGGCCTGCAAACGCCCTAGGCTTTGTCCGAAAACGCGAATTTGCTAATGTCACCTATGCCTCAGCAGCATAGGTGACCCATGGCAGGCCGCTACGAGATCTCCGACAACGGCTGGGCCCTCATCGAGGACATCGTGTCGCCGCCGCAGAGAACGGGGCGCCCCCGCCGCGATGACCGCCAGGTGCTGAACGGCATCTTCTGGATCCTCTGCTCGGGCGCCAAGTGGCGCGACCTGACAGAGCGCTACGGCCCGTGGAAGACCGTTTATGACCGTTTCCGTCAGTGGCGCGATGACGGCACCTTCGAGGCCATTCTGGCGCGCCTCCAACTTCGCCTGCGAGAGGATGGCCTGATGGATCTGAACACCTGGATGATCGATTCGACATCGATTCGCGCCACCCGGGCCGCCTCTGGAGGCGGCAAAAAGGGGGGCAG includes the following:
- a CDS encoding L,D-transpeptidase, whose product is MRTPLLAELPPEEGLWLEIDTATQRLSVWDGLEVKWSCDVSTGANGTGEEEGSGATPLGWHTIRAAIGAGEPAGAIFRGRRPTGEVYTEALAAEHPGRDWILTRILWLGGLEPGRNRGGNVDSQRRYIYLHGTPPSEPMGVARSHGCIRVRDDDLLALFEIAVPGTPVWVHD
- the dinB gene encoding DNA polymerase IV, with the protein product MRKILHVDCDCFFAAVEMRDNPSLRDIPLAIGGSRERRGVIATCNYPAREYGIHSAMPTARALRLCPHLTLLPGHFEKYREVSAQIQAVFHELTPLVEPLSLDEAFLDVTGVEGFRGSATWMARWIKAECYRRTGITVSVGAASSKFLAKIASDWEKPDGLTVIPPERVDAFVRELPVKKLHGVGPATGARLDAMGITTCAELRELPIERLIEEFGKFGRRLYELSRGIDERPVRVERERKSVSVETTFDRDLPDLASARAALAPLCEKLKDRLERHGHPPLSGLFVKVRFDDFSLTTLESRGLTPEPESYTRLLEQAWARASRPVRLLGVGVRLLPEDARQQLSLPL
- a CDS encoding TetR/AcrR family transcriptional regulator, yielding MAQQPDTVTRILDTAEVLFAERGFAETSLRNITSKAKVNLAAVNYHFGSKKSLIQAVFARYLTPFTERFHTALDELEARHAGGVIPLEELLETMARCVLEVPAERNSLKVFMRLLGLAYSQAQGHLRRYIQEEYGSAFTRFTELVRLATPELPDAERFWRLHFMLGTVIFTLSGLDALRDIAEQDYGEHVGVRDLVRRLRPVVVAAMNAPLPEPLPTQREAG
- a CDS encoding type II secretion system F family protein — protein: MAMKPTRKQEKVKLYRWRWTGKGPNGRKIAGEIVATRRNEVESLLANQNIVVKSIRRKSGFGSGMGKIKPRDIMLFARQMATMIRAGVPVLQAFQVVAESLKKPAMSALVQELMNEVAAGASFSEALKRHPQHFDRLFANMVEAGEQSGSLDNMLERVATYKEKIESLKSRVKKALWYPAAVISVGFGVTALLLVKVVPQFESLFQGFGAELPAPTRMTLALSEFAQQYWWWGLLGIVAAIFLLRHAMRRSETFRYRMHKLSLRIPVIGDILDKSSVARYSRTLATTFGAGVPLVEALDTAEGAAGNMVYEHAIAQVREDVATGQQLNFAMRMTEQFPPLAVQMVGIGEEAGSLDAMLNRVADYYEEEVDNKVDTLTSLLEPFIIVILGVLVGGLVVSMYLPIFELGSVIG
- the lexA gene encoding transcriptional repressor LexA, which codes for MSRSLTARQQNVLDFIVKTMNELGYPPTRAEISRALGFKSANAAEEHLRALERKGAIRVIRGTSRGIRLPAQEPEAIGEQPPEEPPSQGLPIIGEVAAGSPILAAEHIDRYCPLPPEYFTPRADYLLRVRGLSMKDVGILEGDLLAVHRTERIRDGQIVVARLEDEVTVKRFHRQGHAVTLEAENPDFVPIELDLRHDPLEIEGIGVGVIRGGNGQALG
- a CDS encoding prepilin-type N-terminal cleavage/methylation domain-containing protein, producing the protein MNKAQGGFTLIELLIVVAIIGILAAIAIPQYQDYVDRSTDNACLAEARSFATAVAAERAIGASDPQTTDVFDDADTADQSPSCTSLTIAEASSAVSYDSGTGTSDAVGTVSVGLN
- the pilB gene encoding type IV-A pilus assembly ATPase PilB — its product is MNDYRPPSPEQPPHVPTPEPSALQGATLRGGLRGLARRVVADGLLNEAAVVRAEAEAREADRSLLAHLIEVGMVPARQATLSAAWEYGLPIIDLDALRLESLPPARDYPDKILRRLGVLPLVHHGHRLTVAVPYPSTLALLDELQFATGLTLEGVLAPVDQLGPVLEGYLASSETSMFDELAGVDDAVGELAYDEGVVDATDEQAAVAAAGDDAPIVKFVNKILLDAIQRGASDIHFEPYETSYRVRFRIDGILHDVAHPPFAMRSRISARLKVMSRLDISERRLPQDGAIKLKLSTTRSIDFRVNSLPTVFGEKVVLRILDPSSAQLGIEQLGFTPPQRALYERVLGEPQGMILVTGPTGSGKTVSLYTGINILNQVERNICTAEDPVEIKVPGVNQVNVLPKIGLTFASALRAFLRQDPDVVMVGEIRDLETAEIAVKASQTGHLVLSTVHTNSAAETLTRLANMGVAPFNIASSVSLIIAQRLARRLCQRCKQPAEIPRESLLAQGFTEDEVASATIFEPVGCQHCTQGFKGRVGIYEVVPISDAMSHLIMTQGNSRDFDAQARQEGHPDLRRSGILKVMQGLTSLAEVNRVTKD